Proteins encoded in a region of the Tachyglossus aculeatus isolate mTacAcu1 chromosome 12 unlocalized genomic scaffold, mTacAcu1.pri SUPER_6_unloc_3, whole genome shotgun sequence genome:
- the LOC119921538 gene encoding rab proteins geranylgeranyltransferase component A 1-like, protein MAAGLPPNFQLIVVGTGLPESIIAASCSRSGQRVLHVDSRNYYGGNWASFSFSGLLSWLKEFQEKSNRGEERAAWQDLLLETEEAIALNQKDETIQHVEVFCYAR, encoded by the coding sequence ATGGCGGCCGGACTCCCACCCAACTTCCAACTCATCGTCGTTGGCACCGGCTTGCCTGAGTCCATCATAGCAGCCTCGTGTTCCAGGAGTGGGCAGAGGGTCCTTCATGTCGATTCAAGGAACTACTATGGAGGGAACTGGGCCAGTTTCAGTTTTTCGGGCCTGTTGTCATGGCTGAAGGAATTCCAGGAGAAGAGCAACCGGGGTGAAGAAAGGGCCGCCTGGCAGGATCTTCTCCTTGAAACAGAAGAAGCCATTGCTCTGAACCAAAAGGATGAAACCATTCAACATGTAGAAGTTTTTTGTTAtgcgagatga